The following DNA comes from Cellulophaga sp. HaHa_2_95.
ACAACATTACTTACATCCCAAGTGTTTAAAGGTTGATTAAAGGCGGCTGCATCATAGAACATTTTTTCCATGTTAGTAACAGTACTTACAACCCAACCACTTATGTTTTGATTAAAAGCATCTGTATCTTCAAACATACCACTCATGTTCTCAACATTGCTCACATCCCAGCCGGTAATGTCTTGATTAAAGTTGGAGTTATCTCTAAACATATTACTCATGTTAGTTACATTAGTTACATTCCAACTGTCTAAAGGATAATTGTATGCTTGACCCCAATAGTAACCATCAAACATGCTAGACATATTTATAGCGTTATCTACAATCCATGAATTTAATGGCTGGTTAAAATTTCTGTTTCTTTGAAACATACTTGAAAAATTCGTAACCTGTGAAACATCCCAATTACCTATAGATTGATTAAAAATAGAGCTATTGAACATGGAGGACATATCCGTAACATTGCTAACAATCCAATTGTTTAATGGTCTATTGAAATTTCCTGTACTGTAAAATGTCCCAGACATATTGGTAACGTTAGATACAATCCAATTATTGATTTCTTGATTAAAACTACTTGCATTGTAAAACATACGATACATGGTAGTTACTGATGCTGTATTCCAATTATCTAAAGGTTCATTAAAACTATTGGCGCTATAAAATGTTTCAGACATATCCGTAACGCTACTTGTATCCCATAAATCTAGAGGCCTATTAAATGTGCTACATCCTTTAAAAAGTCCAGCTAAGTTGGTAATAGTACTTACATCCCAATTATTTACAATACCATTAAAAGAAGTACACCCATAAAACATGTTTTGTAATGTGGCCACTTGTGATAAATCTGGAGCGTCAATTAAGTCAAAATTTAAGTTTGTACAGCCATAAAATGCACTTTCCATGCTGAGCCACTCATTAGTACCCCAAGTTAAAATTTCTATTATTTTATCTGTATCTCCTTCATCATTGAAATAGATAGCGGGGAAAGTGCCGCTAATACTTATGGTGTATATCCCAGGAGAGGTATAGGTATGTGTAATGTTTGCAGTAATATTGGAATCAGAACTGCCATCTCCCCAATCTACCATATAATCATAGGTAAATGCGGGGTTAGTGGGGATCTCTATTTGATTTGCTGTAGAAGAGCCCGTACTCGTCTGTTGTGTGTCCCAAAGTGCCGTAAAATTTTGTCCGAAGAGATTAAAACTTAAAAAAACGAGAATTATCGTGAGTAAATGTTTAATCATAATAGTGAAATGTAAAAGAAATTGTGGTTGATTTTTTCAAAGATTACAAGGGAGCATCAATTGCAGAAGTATTTGTTGTAAACAAGCAGTTAATAGCGGTGAACAAGACAAAATTAGTAGAAAGGGTTTTGGTTATTCACCCTGTAAACCGTGAAAATTAGTAGACCTAATGGAATACGTAGTTGCGTTAAGATTTAATTGATTTGAACCAACAACTTTTTGTAATCAAAAGTACCTTGCCTTTAAAATAAATATTATGAAAATCACTCCACTAATAGGAATGGCAAAATTGTTTGTCAAAAGCAAGAAAATAAAATTGGTACTTATAGGTGCTCAATTTGGATATATGGGCTATAAATATTTAAAAAGTAGAAAGCGAAAAAGGAATAATCTAAAAACGTTGAAATCGTAGAAGATTTTAAGTCAGTAATTTTTTAAAACGGTGTTCCATGAAAATCAAGGTGTTGCTTAGGGTTTTTGGGGTTATTTCAATCCTCTTGACATTATTTCCATATGTCTCGGCAAACCAATGGTACATTCGGATTTTTGATTTCCCTCACCTTCAGCTTACATTGCTAACGTTAGTAGCACTGCTAGTCTATTTTCTTAAGTTTAATTTTAGAAATTCTATAGATTACCTCTTTGTGCTTGTTCTAGGACTATGCTTTGTATTTCAGAGTTTGAAAATATATCCATACACAGCATTTGCTCGTTATGAGGTTCAGAATTCGAGCCCTTCTGCATCTAATGAACTCAGTATTTACACGGCAAATGTGCTACAAGAGAATAAAAAAATAAAAGAGTTATTATCTGATATTAAAAGCAATGATGCAGATCTCATGGTTTTTACAGAAACGAACATTCGATGGATAAATACATTGAAAAAAGAGTTAGCAGAAACTTACGTGTATACGGTTGAGGTGCCTTTGGAAAATACTTATGGAATGGTACTTTTCTCTAAATTGGAAGCACACAATGCCGACATATATTACATGGTAGAAGATTCCATTCCTTCAATTCACACACAAATAATCTTGAGAACTAAAGACACCATACAAATCTATGCAATTCACCCAGCACCGCCTGCCCCACAGCACAACCCTTCTTCAGTAGACCGGGATGCAGAGATGATGAAAGTTACACGATTAGCTAGAGAATCTAAATTTCCTGTCGTTGTTTTGGGTGATTTTAATGATGTTGCCTGGTCTGAGACTACTTCTTTGTTTCAAAAGGTAAGCGGACTTTTAGATTTGCGAAAAGGGAGAGGTTTTTACAGTACCTATAATGCTAAGAGTTGGTTGATGCGTTGGCCTTTAGATCATGTATTCGCATCGCCTCATTTTAGAATTAAAGAGGTGCATAGGGGGGCAAAAATTGGGTCCGATCATTTTCCATTTTATGCTAAGTTTACTTTTGAACCTGAGTTGGCAGCTATGCAAAAGCTACCAGAACCAAGCGACGAAGATCTGAAAACTGCACTTGATCAGATAATAGAAGAGGAAAAAGAAAACGAATGATGGTTGATTTTAAAAAAATCAACCATCATAAAAAATAATTATAATAACATATATTTGGTTGTTGCGTTGAAATGTTAGGTTATGTCGTCCATTTTTTTACGTATTTCATTTAAGCACAAATTACCCAAGCTGCCTTCATGAGTATGTTTTATATCACGTTTAGGCGTAAACCTACCTTCGTGAATTTCAGTACCCATTTGTTTGTACGCATCGCGAAAAGGAATGCCACTTAAGACCAATTCATTTAAAGTGTCTACGCTAAATAGATAATCATATTTAGGGTCTTCCAAAATGTTTTCATTTACTCTAACTTCTTTTAAGCTGAACGTTAAAATTTCTATACAAGCTCTTAAATCTTGAATAGCAGGTACGATTATTTCTTTTACTAATTGTAAATCTCGGTGATATCCACTAGGTAAATTGGTTAAGATTAGAGCTAATTGATTAGGAACTCCTTGAAGTCTGTTGCATTTACCTCTCACCAATTCAAAAACATCAGGATTCTTCTTGTGGGGCATAATACTAGAACCTGTAGTGAGCTCATCTGGGAAGGAAATAAAATTAAAGTTCTGACTCATATAAAGGCAAATATCCATTCCCATTTTAGAAAGGGTAGCAGCAACACTACTTATTCCAAACGCAGTAGCTTTTTCTACTTTACCACGTCCCATCTGTGCAGCAACAACATTGTATTTCAAATTAGCAAAACCCATTTCTTTCGTTGTAAAAGTTCTGTCGACAGGAAAAGAACTACCATAACCGGCAGCACTACCTAAAGGGTTCTGGTCTGCTATTTTATATGCAGCATCAATAAAATATAAATCGTCTATTAAACTTTCGGCATAGGCAGAAAACCATAGGCCAAAAGAAGACGGCATTGCAATTTGTAAATGGGTATATCCAGGAATTAAAACCGACTTATATTTATCAGCTAGATTTAATAGTAAGTCAAAGAGGATTTTTGTTTCAGATTTTATTTCCGCTAATTCATTCTTTAGATACAAATGCATTGCTACCAAAACCTGATCATTTCTTGAACGCGCTGTATGTATTTTTTTGCCCGTATCACCTAACTTTTCAGTAAGCACATACTCTATTTTAGAGTGCATATCTTCAAAAGAATCATCAATAACAAATTCTCCTTTTTCAATACTCTCACCAATAGTGGCAAGTTCTTTTACAAGGCTTTCGGTTTCATCTTTTGTAAGTAAGCCAATTTTGCCTAACATTTTGGCATGTGCTGTAGATGCAACTACATCATATTTAGCTAATAATAAATCTAATTCACGATCATTACCTACCGTGAAATGGTCTATTTTTTTATCTGTGCTAAATCCTTTATCCCAAAGTTTCATAATCTTAAGTATTAAGTAATTAGTATTAAGTACAAAGGTGAATATCAAGCGAAACTCAATAATTTGTACTTAGTACTCAATTCTGTTCAATAAATCCTTCTAAAATTTTAATATACAAATCTACGCCTTCTTCAATTTCATTTACATAGATATATTCATCTGCCGAATGGGAGCGGGTACTATCTCCTGGACCTAATTTTAAAGATTGGCAGGTAAGAGCTGCTTGGTCAGAAAGGGTAGGAGACCCATATGTTTCTCTTCCTAATGCAATTCCTGATTGTACCAAAGCATGGTCTTTATTAATTTTAGACGAGTTTAATTTTAAACCACGTTCTTGTAAGGTACATGGAGCTTCTTTTTTAAGTAAAGTTGCCACTTCCAAATTGGTATAACAATCATTTACACGAACGTCTACTACTAAATCTACTTGTGATGGTACTACATTATGTTGACTTCCAGCTTTGATTTGGGTCACTGTCATTTTTACTTCTCCTAATGCCTCTGATGTTTTTTCAAAGCTATAGTTTTTAAACCATTCTAGAACTTCAATCGTATTGTAAATTGCATTATCAGTATTGGGGTGAGC
Coding sequences within:
- the argH gene encoding argininosuccinate lyase; this encodes MKLWDKGFSTDKKIDHFTVGNDRELDLLLAKYDVVASTAHAKMLGKIGLLTKDETESLVKELATIGESIEKGEFVIDDSFEDMHSKIEYVLTEKLGDTGKKIHTARSRNDQVLVAMHLYLKNELAEIKSETKILFDLLLNLADKYKSVLIPGYTHLQIAMPSSFGLWFSAYAESLIDDLYFIDAAYKIADQNPLGSAAGYGSSFPVDRTFTTKEMGFANLKYNVVAAQMGRGKVEKATAFGISSVAATLSKMGMDICLYMSQNFNFISFPDELTTGSSIMPHKKNPDVFELVRGKCNRLQGVPNQLALILTNLPSGYHRDLQLVKEIIVPAIQDLRACIEILTFSLKEVRVNENILEDPKYDYLFSVDTLNELVLSGIPFRDAYKQMGTEIHEGRFTPKRDIKHTHEGSLGNLCLNEIRKKMDDIT
- a CDS encoding endonuclease/exonuclease/phosphatase family protein, with the protein product MKIKVLLRVFGVISILLTLFPYVSANQWYIRIFDFPHLQLTLLTLVALLVYFLKFNFRNSIDYLFVLVLGLCFVFQSLKIYPYTAFARYEVQNSSPSASNELSIYTANVLQENKKIKELLSDIKSNDADLMVFTETNIRWINTLKKELAETYVYTVEVPLENTYGMVLFSKLEAHNADIYYMVEDSIPSIHTQIILRTKDTIQIYAIHPAPPAPQHNPSSVDRDAEMMKVTRLARESKFPVVVLGDFNDVAWSETTSLFQKVSGLLDLRKGRGFYSTYNAKSWLMRWPLDHVFASPHFRIKEVHRGAKIGSDHFPFYAKFTFEPELAAMQKLPEPSDEDLKTALDQIIEEEKENE